The Microcoleus sp. FACHB-672 region ACTGCATCGACATCGGCAGCTATGGCAGCGGTAAAGGGCGGTAATTCAATTTCTGCGAGTCTATCGCTGCTGTGGGGCAACACCGGCAGTTCTAGATGGGAATCAACGGCTGTGTCGCCGTGTCCGGGAAAATGCTTGGCGGTGGTTAAAACCGGCCACTGATGAGCACCGCGAATAAACGCACTTGCCAGCCGGCTTACCGTTGCCGGTGTTTCACCAAATGAGCGGACATTAATCACCGGGTTGTCGGGATTATTGTTCACATCCACCACCGGCGCAAGCACCCAGTTAAAGCCGAGAGCGACTGCTTCTTGAGCGGTGAATGCTCCCATTGCTTCGGCGTAGCCTTCCGCTTTAACCGGGTCTTTGCCGGCAATGGCACCGAGGGCCATCGGTGGCGGAAACCAAGTGGCCCCGTCAAACCGTTGGCCCGTGCCTTCTTCGATATCAGAGGCAAGCAGCAAGGGAATTTTAGACCAAGATTGCAGCTGTTGAGTTCGTAAAATCAGATCGCCGCTGTTCCCCACCGGCAACAGCACACCTCCGACACCGAGGTTGGCGATCAAGTGTTTGAGGTTGGCTGCCGTTGGTTCCCATTCCGGATAACGAATTTGGTGATCAAACAGGTAGCCAGACGCCCGAATTACGAACATTTGAGCCACCTGTTCCTCTAAGGAGAGGGTTTTCACGTCAGGCAGCGCTGCTTTGGAATCAAAATTCGCCAAATCTGTCAATCCTCTTCTGCCGAGATAGTATAGAAGTCTTCGTCGCCTTCGGTTTCTGAAAAATCGTTGCCTTCATCACCGTTGCTTTCTGAAAGCTTGTTGCCTTCATCGCCGTTGGTTTCTGAAAGATCGTCGGGTTTGCGATCACCACTGATCTGATTAATCAGCGATAGGATGCGATCTCCCCGTTCTAAAGAGCGATCTTCTAAAAACACGACTTCTGGCGTGCGGCGTAGGCGGACTCTATGGCCCAGTTCGCTACGGACAAAGCCGGTTGCAGACTTCAAGCCGGCCATTGTTTCAGCCCGTGCCTCTATGCTGCCGTAGATGCTGACGAAGATTTTAGCGTGTTGCAGGTCGCCGGAAACGTCAACATCTGTAACGGTGACCATGCCGGCACCCACGCGGTCATCTTTAATATCGTTTAGCAACATCAGGCTAACTTCGCGTTTGATTTGGGAAGCCACGCGGGAAACTCGACGATCGGTAGCCATAATTTCAACCTTTTTAATGCAGTATGCGCTTTTGCTTTTTGTCAGTTACCTGATGTCAGTTGTGATCGGTTATGGGTTATTTGCCTGCCGGCAAAAGACACAGGAGGAATGACAAAAGGCAAAAACCTCTGAGTGCTAACCTCTAGTCTAGACTGGACTCAGCCCCAGCATGGCTCGCAGGGTCAAACTGATAAAGATTGCACCTGACACCAATAACGCTATTAGGGCAACTGCCGTGACAGGTCGCTTTATAAACGGTTTCAACCATTCAAACAAGAAGAAAAATATCCCCAGGATGATGGTGACAAAGTATCGGGGGTAACGAGTGACGTTTGTCCAAAAATCATCAAATGCGACCATATTTAAGAGCGGCTAACACGAGCGGCTAAGAGTCAGTGTTCTTTAACTGGTAACATTTGTTTGCAAGTTCGACAAGTTCAGCATATCGCCAAGATCCCCTATCGTTGAGCCGGCTTCCTAGTTCTTGAGGAATGGCGGCAAGTCCAAGGTAGGCACCACTCATCGCACCTGCCATTGCTGCCGTGGTATCAACATCCCCACCGACTGCGATAGCGGTGCAGATAGTTTGCCAGTAGTTTGCTGGCGTTTTGAGGAAAGAATACAAGCTCCACAATACGCTGCCAACAACAAACGGGGATATGCCCCGCCAATCAGATGTATAGTCGGTTGGTAAGCCGGCTGTGGAGACAAATTTTACGGCTTCTGCCGGCGGTTGTGGTATC contains the following coding sequences:
- a CDS encoding DUF751 family protein, giving the protein MVAFDDFWTNVTRYPRYFVTIILGIFFFLFEWLKPFIKRPVTAVALIALLVSGAIFISLTLRAMLGLSPV
- the rbfA gene encoding 30S ribosome-binding factor RbfA — protein: MATDRRVSRVASQIKREVSLMLLNDIKDDRVGAGMVTVTDVDVSGDLQHAKIFVSIYGSIEARAETMAGLKSATGFVRSELGHRVRLRRTPEVVFLEDRSLERGDRILSLINQISGDRKPDDLSETNGDEGNKLSESNGDEGNDFSETEGDEDFYTISAEED